In one Antennarius striatus isolate MH-2024 chromosome 1, ASM4005453v1, whole genome shotgun sequence genomic region, the following are encoded:
- the fhod1 gene encoding FH1/FH2 domain-containing protein 1, producing MASIECRVQYLEDSDPFICTNFPEPRRPPTVSLEESLPLSVQLAGIHKLLEAPLKLEDCTLQLSSNGNYLDLDSSLAEQKDELEGFYEDVNKGKKPILILRTQLSVRVHSILEKLWNAHGPELRRSLFSLKQLFQDDKDLVPEFVASEGLTCFIKVGAEADHNYQNYILRALSQIMLFVDGMNGVIQHGETVRWLYTLTGSLSRLVVKTSLKLLIVFVEYAESNSPLFINAVNTVDGQRGVKPWTYLMEVLEERNGSDSELIMFAMTLINKTLAVLPDQDSFYDVTDHLEQLGMEGVVQKHLSSGVTEPHLRTQFTIYETALRQEDGDMDDSASHLRKDRRKMAASEQEVRRNRRSSSQNVPEVQPSSSGSSPSASPVPPAFLSPTATSPLPPIAAPAPLSPAISSASSTSPTPGLGSRASSPLTSDPCSPASSPGGSQRASPMPPLTSSNGAAEETKTPTSPSRSFLSYHMSALGLSRKSRLFSKTSSICEEPGASSSSSPVHSLQDGSAHLDQDPPSNKTESKTSFNSGEEDELLCPDDCKVNPNKPVLRRFEDTFLRSLAVTQWEKKRRSKHLSQARLSSADDITAPSLPPAEGGGEAPMEAESVSTPSLDTNGHSESQNEPAPPVQRQCSTLSNDRKFLLDMLFSKTSFKSPQSPTGTNEEEGNFLPVDCQSEMSVSDPVSGTDESGWGRVQHRLSGFRARSIDGPAPTETSASRKAELEGLEGSAQAALARLAEEQQNRHLRQQSSVDTESHARRLDTTQMAPLGAGADAWEQLQPSAAALRIKDLDFSDLLDEEDIDVLDMDIRDSASACAAVPPPPPLPPGVGPPPPPPPPPPPPPGSVAPPPPPPPPPPPGAAPPPPPPPPPSGAPPPPSSSAKLKKKKKTVKLFWKELKQADEAQKCRFGRGTVWASLDKVAVDTVRLEHLFESKAKELPVAKKGPETKKSEILVLDPKRSNAINIGMTVLPAVHVIKAAILNFDEFAISKEGIEKILTMTPTDEEKQKIQEAQLANPDVPLGTAEQFLFSLASISALTPRLQLWAFKLNYEALEKEIAEPLFDLKLGMEQLASNQTFKRILATLLAIGNFLNSTSAKGFELGYLEKVVEVKDTVHRQTLLHHTCSQVVENYPESSDVYSEIPAITRSAKVDFELLAENLVQLERRCKASWENLKVVTKHETKAALKNKLTEFLKDCTQRIIILKVVHRRVINRFHSFLLFLGQPPPSVRGLKVTSFCRIISEFSLEYRTTRERVLTLKRKRAAHRERTKTRGKMITETDKFLGAVPQQDSPSPVSMAAEAEPDQEEEHENMKSFLTGSLTTDQRGLRRSRAVRSLGRTSPSLMSVAKDDGSGCHDDATDEIMDRLVKSVTRNPSERSSSPRTRKRSRVNRKSLRRTLKSGLSLDVVQALGLNANTGDKV from the exons ATGGCGTCCATCGAGTGCCGGGTCCAGTACCTGGAGGACTCGGATCCGTTCATCTGCACCAACTTTCCCGAACCTCGGAGACCTCCGACGGTGAGCCTGGAGGAGAGCCTGCCGCTCAGCGTGCAGCTCGCCGGGATCCACAAGCTGCTGGAGGCGCCTCTGAAG ctGGAAGACTGCACCCTCCAGCTCTCCTCTAACGGGAACTATCTGGATCTGGATTCTTCTTTGGCCGAACAGAAAGACGAGCTGGAAGGATTTTATGAAGACGTGAA CAAAGGGAAGAAGCCCATTCTGATCCTGAGGACTCAGCTGTCCGTCCGTGTGCACAGCATTCTGG AGAAGCTGTGGAATGCCCACGGTCCAGAGCTTCGGCGGTCTCTCTTCTCCCTCAAGCAGCTCTTCCAG GATGACAAAGACCTGGTCCCGGAGTTCGTGGCCTCCGAGGGTTTGACCTGCTTCATCAAAGTCGGAGCGGAGGCCGACCACAACTACCAGAACTACATCCTGAGAG CCCTCAGTCAGATCATGCTGTTCGTGGACGGGATGAACGGCGTGATCCAACACGGCGAGACGGTCCGCTGGCTCTACACGCTGACAGGAAGTCTG TCTCGTCTGGTGGTGAAGACGTCTCTGAAGCTCCTCATCGTCTTCGTGGAGTACGCCGAGTCCAACAGCCCGCTGTTCATCAACGCCGTCAACACAGTGGACGGGCagagag gcgTGAAGCCATGGACGTACCTGATGGAGGTCCTGGAGGAGAGAAACGGATCGGATTCGGAGCTCATCATGTTCGCCATGACGCTGATCAAcaag ACCCTGGCGGTTCTCCCGGATCAGGACTCGTTCTACGACGTGACCGACCACCTGGAGCAGCTGGGGATGGAGGGCGTGGTCCAGAAGCACCTGAGCAGCGGCGTGACGGAGCCACACCTCCGGACGCAGTTCACCATCTACGAG acggcTCTGCGGCAGGAGGACGGCGACATGGATGACTCCGCCTCCCACCTGCgtaaagacagaagaaagatgGCCGCCAgcgaacaggaagtgaggaggaacCGCCGCTCCTCCAGTCAGAATGTCCCTGAGGTCCAGCCCTCCTcttcaggctcctccccctctgcGTCCCCCGTCCCCCCCGCCTTCCTCTCCCCCACCGCCACCtcgcccctcccccccatcgccgcccccgcccccctgtCCCCCGCcatctcctctgcctcctccaccAGCCCCACGCCGGGTTTGGGCAGCAGAGCGTCCTCcccgctgacctctgacccctgtaGCCCCGCCTCCAGCCCCGGTGGCTCCCAGCGGGCGTCTCCTATGCCCCCCCTCACCTCATCCAACGGCGCCGCGGAAGAAACCAAAACGCCGACCAGCCC GAGTCGCTCTTTCCTCAGCTACCACATGTCGGCTCTGGGCCTGAGCAGGAAGTCCAGACTCTTCTCCAAAACCAGCTCCATCTGCGAGGAGCCCGGAGCCTCCAG cTCCTCCTCCCCGGTCCACTCCCTCCAGGATGGCTCCGCCCACTTGGACCAGGACCCGCCCAGCAACAAGACAGAATCCAAAACCAGTTTCAA TTCAGGGGAGGAGGATGAGCTCCTCTG cccaGATGATTGTAAAGTAAATCCAAACAAGCCGGTTCTGAGGAGGTTTGA agacACCTTCCTCCGGAGTTTGGCGGTCACCCAATGGGAGAAGAAGAGGCGGAGCAAACATCTCAGTCAAGCCCGGCTGTCCTCCGCTGATGATATCACAGCCCCCAGTTTGCCACCTGCAGAGGGGGGCGGCGAAGCCCCGATGGAGGCGGAGTCAG tctcGACACCCAGTTTGGACACAAACGGCCACTCAGAGTCCCAGAATGAACCTG cgcCGCCGGTGCAGCGACAGTGCAGCACGCTGTCCAACGACAGGAAGTTCCTGCTGGACATGCTGTTCTCCAAGACGTCCTTCAAAAGCCCTCAGAGTCCGACGGGCACCAACGAAGAAGAGGGGAACTTCCTGCCTG TTGACTGTCAGAGTGAGATGTCCGTCTCTGATCCCGTCTCAGGTACAGACGAAAGTGGGTGGGGCCGCGTCCAGCACCGCCTGTCCGGCTTCAGAGCGCGCTCCATcgatggccccgcccccactgAGACCAGCGCCTCCCGCAAGGCGGAGCTAGAAGGCCTGGAAGGCTCCGCCCAGGCGGCTCTGGCCCGCCTGGCTGAAGAACAACAG AACCGTCACCTCCGGCAGCAGAGCAGCGTCGACACGGAGAGCCACGCCCGCCGCCTGGACACGACACAGATGGCCCCGCTGGGCGCCGGGGCCGACGCCTGGGAGCAGCTGCAGCCGAGCGCCGCCGCGCTGCGCATCAAAGACCTCGACTTCTCCGACCTCCTGGACGAGGAGGACATCGACGTCCTGGACATGGACATACGTGACTCCGCCTCCGCCTGCGCCGCcgtcccgcctcctcctccgctgCCCCCAGGCGTGggtcctccaccccctccccctcctcctccaccgcctCCTCCAGGAAGCGTAGCCCCACCTCCACCgccacctcctccccctccgccgggtgctgctcctccacctcctcctcccccgcCGCCGTCaggagctccgccccctccgtCCTCCTCGGcgaagctgaagaagaagaagaagacggtgAAGCTGTTCTGGAAGGAGCTGAAGCAGGCGGACGAAGCCCAGAAGTGTCGCTTCGGGCGGGGGACAGTGTGGGCGTCGCTCGACAAGGTGGCGGTGGACACCGTCCGTCTGGAGCACCTGTTCGAGTCCAAGGCCAAGGAGCTGCCCGTTGCCAAG AAAGGACCCGAGACCAAGAAGTCTGAGATTCTGGTTCTGGACCCCAAGAGAAGTAACGCCATCAACATCGGGATGACCGTCCTGCCGGCCGTCCACGTCATCAAGGCCGCCATCCTCAACTTCGACGAGTTCGCCATCAGCAAGGAGGGGATCGAG AAGATCCTGACCATGACGCCCACGGACGAGGAGAAGCAGAAGATCCAGGAGGCCCAGCTGGCCAATCCCGACGTCCCGCTGGGGACGGCGGAGCAGTTCCTGTTCAGCCTGGCCTCCATCAGCGCCCTGACCCCCCGCCTGCAGCTCTGGGCCTTCAAGCTCAACTACGAGGCCCTGGAGAAG GAGATAGCGGAGCCGCTGTTCGACCTGAAGCTGGGCATGGAGCAGCTGGCGTCCAATCAGACGTTCAAGAGGATCCTGGCGACGCTGCTCGCCATTGGGAACTTCCTGAACAGCACCAGC gctaAAGGCTTTGAGCTGGGTTACCTGGAGAAGGTGGTGGAGGTGAAGGACACGGTTCACCGTCAGACGTTGCTTCATCACACCTGCAGCCAGGTGGTGGAAAATTACCCAGAATCCTCGGATGTCTACTCAGAGATCCCCGCCATCACCCGCTCCGCTAAG GTGGACTTTGAGCTGCTGGCGGAGAACCTGGTGCAGCTGGAGCGCCGctgcaaagcatcatgggaaaacCTGAAGGTGGTGACCAAACATGAAACCAAAGCCGCGCTGAAGAACAAGCTGACGGAGTTCCTGAAGGACTGCACCCAAAGGATCATCATCCTGAAGGTGGTGCACCGCAGGGTGATcaacag gttCCACTCCTTCCTGCTGTTTCTGGGTCAGCCCCCCCCGTCGGTCCGGGGGTTAAAGGTCACGTCGTTCTGCCGGATCATCAGCGAGTTCTCTCTGGAGTACCGCACCACCCGGGAGCGCGTCCTGACCCTCAAACGCAAACGGGCCGCCCACCGGGAGCGCACCAAGACCCGCGGCAAGATGATCACCGAG ACGGACAAGTTCTTAGG
- the LOC137597829 gene encoding alpha-tectorin-like, with protein sequence MLRLLLILSALVLIARGQVMVDLTSCPINYFGTTYTSAYYLITNANILLICFDGPPDPLAKGECVEVISILPPLTFSIETTDLVNPAAPCLNGLGTMGNSLSCVASFASDEVTVNFGNFGTRSGLQIIANLDGAYLITVCGAGVQQERMSVVAGGSIQDACFDISGCLDGGVFFRPGEIIAIQDLDTCISELCGPEAITVSQGCEAGIACLGNGMCANDRKCVITGPTIITFDKDLETVMDRCVYTLLSINGFVVTAGFLERTRTDVSFIDYVSIEFPAGTIHVFSQDGEVTVNGIPVTITTTPTTLGSGTIYMDGTGITGSWTVNGGTIDVYFDGDTAHITYSGLAAGSSLNGVCGGQTLAVSRTLTPGCQDSFPDPIDLNVDCNELTARCALLNDPPFTACHGVVEPKSFIEACTTLLCKYPDVDNFNCQFFEAYDKACSDSGVTLPDWRTNLECPDPQPFCNGRRCNDNEYCGVRGDITSCYCRAIFAAPFRDSPAFPVTCEENTACLTVIGCLVEEAGFDYTNLHLNNESCVGDADEETGMVKFTFNTTNTCGAIVTSSGGFLNYTNRVLSAQNPATVITREEFVSIVFSCVFDHSDAVVTFFNIDEGSSVVQIVQGEEWEYTLSLMTFLDAALTIPLDASTEVQLDQKVWVQLSTEGLEDSNVAVVTEHCWATNQAAGSEAMMYNLITGGCPAEGSVTTNGNGEGTSNSFCFNIFQFTENAGDVSLHCEIRLCPIMDGESCVPECGTPARRRRSTNVKYLDIKPAIVSMVWGK encoded by the exons ATGCTCCGCCTCCTGCTCATCCTGTCCGCCCTGGTGCTGATCGCAC GTGGTCAGGTGATGGTGGACCTGACATCCTGTCCCATAAATTATTTTGGAACGACCTACACTTCAGCGTAT TACTTAATTACCAATGCCAACATACTGCTCATCTGCTTTGATGGTCCGCCTGACCCTTTGGCGAAAGGGGAATGTGTCGAGGTGATTTCAATCCTTCCACCGTTGACCTTCTCCATTGAGACCACTGACCTGGTGAACCCGGCCGCGCCTTGCCTTAACGGCCTGGGAACCATGGGAAACAGTTTGTCCTGTGTGGCGTCATTTGCGTCAGACGAA GTTACGGTTAACTTTGGCAACTTTGGTACAAGATCAGGATTGCAAATAATAGCCAATTTGGATGGGGCATAC CTGATTACAGTGTGCGGTGCTGGTGTACAACAGGAAAGGATGTCTGTGGTGGCTGGGGGGTCGATACAAGACGCTTGTTTTGATATCAGCGGCTGTCTCGACGGCGGAG TATTTTTCAGACCTGGTGAGATCATAGCTATTCAAGACCTGGACACCTGCATTTCAGAATTATGTGGTCCCGAAGCGATCACGGTCAGTCAAGGCTGCGAAGCTGGAATAGCTTGTCTAGGAAACggcat GTGTGCAAATGACCGCAAATGCGTTATAACCGGCCCCACTATCATCACATTTGACAAAGACCTTGAAACGGTGATGGACCGCTGTGTATACACTCTGCTGTCCATCAACGGGTTCGTGGTGACGGCTGGTTTCCTGGAGCGTACTCGGACTGACGTGAGCTTTATTGACTATGTGTCAATCGAATTTCCTGCCGGTACGATCCATGTGTTTTCACAAGACGGTGAAGTTACG GTGAACGGCATTCCAGTTACAATCACCACAACACCTACGACTCTCGGTAGTGGGACGATCTACATGGATGGTACTGGAATCACTGGTAGTTGGACCGTCAATGGTGGTACCATTGATGTCTATTTTGATGGCGACACAGCACATATCACATATTCAG GATTGGCTGCAGGAAGCAGCTTgaatggtgtgtgtggaggccaGACCTTAGCTGTTTCGAGGACGCTTACTCCTGG CTGCCAGGATAGCTTCCCTGACCCCATAGACCTTAATGTGGACTGCAATGAGTTGACTGCCCG GTGTGCATTATTGAACGATCCGCCCTTCACCGCTTGCCACGGTGTTGTTGAACCAAAGTCCTTCATAGAAGCCTGCACtacattattgtgcaaataCCCTGATGTGGACAATTTCAACTGTCAATTCTTTGAGGCCTACGACAAAGCGTGCAGCGACAGTGGAGTCACATTACCAGACTGGAGAACGAACCTTGAGTGTC CGGACCCCCAGCCCTTCTGTAACGGCAGACGTTGCAATGATAATGAATACTGTGGCGTGAGGGGCGATATCACCAGCTGCTACTGTCGGGCCATATTTGCTGCACCTTTCAGAGATTCTCCAG CTTTTCCTGTGACATGTGAGGAAAACACCGCGTGTCTTACTGTGATCGGTTGTCTTGTGGAGGAAGCAGGTTTCGACTACACCAACCTGCACCTCAATAATGAGTCCTGTGTGGGTGACGCAGATGAAGAAACAGGCATGGTGAAATTTACCTTTAACACCACCAACACCTGTGGAGCAATTGTTACG AGCTCTGGTGGATTTTTGAACTACACAAACAGAGTCCTGTCCGCGCAAAATCCCGCCACCGTCATCACCCGAGAAGAATTTGTCTCCATTGTATTCAGCTGTGTCTTTGACCACTCTGACGCGGTGGTGACTTTCTTCAACATTGACGAAGGCAG CTCTGTAGTGCAGATAGTCCAAGGGGAGGAATGGGAATACACTCTGTCCCTGATGACCTTCCTTGATGCTGCACTCACGATACCTTTGGATGCATCCACTGAGGTCCAACTGGACCAAAAGGTCTGGGTTCAGCTGAGCACTGAGGGACTGGAAGATTCTAACGTTGCTGTGGTGACTGAACACTGTTGGGCAACCAATCAGGCTGCAGGCAGTGAGGCTATGATGTATAACCTGATCACAGGCGG CTGTCCCGCCGAGGGCTCTGTGACGACAAATGGAAATGGAGAGGGAACATCCAACTCCTTCTGCTTCAACATATTCCAGTTCACTGAAAACGCTGGTGATGTTTCCCTGCACTGTGAAATCAGACTGTGTCCAATCATGGATGGAGAAAGCTGTGTCCCG GAATGCGGCACACCTGCTCGGAGACGCAGATCTACCAACGTGAAGTATCTGGACATTAAACCAGCCATCGTCTCAATGGTCTGGGGTAAATAG